TGCGGTGCTGGAGGTCACCTACTTCTCCGGACTCGGCGCGCTGATCATCTTCGTGGGCGGCGTGGTGCTTGCGCGGACGGCCGTGCGCCTGGCGCGTGACGTGCAGCCCTTGGCGCCGGCGGCCACGGCGGAGCCGGCCGTCGAACCGTACCGGGAATCGACGTACGAGCCGGTCGAGGTTTCCTCGGGCGCGGTGACCAAGCCGCGGACGGCTGCCGGCCCGGAGCCCAAGCGGGGGTGGCGTCGCCAACGGTCGGGCTCGGCCGCGGGTGCCAACGCCGCGTACCTGCGCTGGCCACACCCTCAGCAGTAACTCGTTTTCAACAAAGCGATCGCCCAGCCCCGACGGGGCTGGGCGATCGCTTTGTTGCCTTACAGCAGTCCGAGCAGCTGCAGGTCGGTGATGTACTTGACGATGATCGGCGCCGAGACATGCGGAATGTCTTTGTCGGGGCCGATTTTCGCCTCCTGGACCGCGGCGCGGAAGCGGTCGGTCGGTGCCATCGATCCGTTGATGGGCGCTGAAGGCTTCTGGTAGTTGTGCAGCAGCGGCAGCAGCGAGTACTGGCGTTGCCGCTCCGGCAGGCCCCGCATCGTCTGGTCGAACCGCCGCAGCCAGTCGCCATAGTCGGCGATGCGCTGGATGCCGTAGCCCGCGTCGATCAGCCAGTCGACGTACTCGTCGAGCCCGATGCCGTCGTCGTACGGGTTCATCACGTGATACGTCTGGAACCCATCGCCACTCGAGACGTTGTCCAGCACCTGCGTCCCCAGCGTGGAGATCGCCGCGGCGACGAACTCGACCGGCAGGCCGTCGTAGTGCGCGCGTTGGCGGTTGCCGCCGGCGTCGAGCTCGTAGAACGAACCGGGCGCGACACCGGTGGCGACCAGGCTCAGCATCAGGCGGGTGAACATGTCCGGCAGGTTGAGCTGTCCGGCGTAGGTGGTGTCGGCCAGGATCATGTCGCACCGGAACACCGCGACGGGCAGGCCACACAGGTCGTGCGCCTCGCGGAGCAGCACCTCGCCGGCCCACTTGCTGTTGCCGTAGCCGTTGGCGTAGCCGTCGTTGATCTCGCGGGTAGCGCTGATCCGCCGGATGTCGGCGTCCTCGACGAACTGGCCCGGCTTGATCTGGTCACCGACGCCGATCGTCGACACGTAGGTGTACGGCTTCAGCTTGGCGGTGAGCGCGATCCGGATCAGTTCGGCGGTGCCCACGGCGTTCGGACCGAACAGCTCGCTGTACGGCAGCACGTGGTTGACCAGGGCGGCTGGGTCGACGATGAGGTCGACCGTGTCGGCCAGCCGCTGCCAGGTCGCCTGGTCCAGGCCGAGATTGGCCTCGCCCTTGTCGCCGGCGATGACCTCCAGGTGGTCGGCGGCCAGTTCCCGGTAGTGCGCCACCAGCTTCGGGTCGCCTTGGGCAGAGCCGACGCCGAAGGTGTGGTCCAGCCGGGCGCGCGCCTCGTCGTCGGACTTGGCCCGCACCAGGGCGATCACCTTGCCGTCCACCATGTCCATGCGCTCGAGCCATTCCAACGCCAGGTAGCGACCGAGGAAGCCGGTCGCGCCGGTCAGCAACACCGTCCGCACCTCGGTGGTTGGCCTCGGTAGGTTCGGTGCCGCGGTCAGTGTCTCGGCCTCGAGGAACTTGTCGAGCGTCAGGTCGGCGGCGTGCACCGTCGCCGCGTCGCGGCCGTGCACGGCGGCGAAGGTCGGCCGCTTGGTGCCCTGGCGCTCGCCCTCGATGTAGTTGGCGATGGCCTGCAGGTCGCTGGCCGGGCTGACGATGACCCCCACCGGGACGTCGATGTCGAAGATCTCGCGCAGCAGGTTCCCAAAGGTCAACGCCGACAACGAATCCCCGCCGAGATCGGTGAAGTGCGCGTCGGGTGTCAACTCGGTGCTCGCCGTGCCCAGCATGGCCGCGGCGGCCCGGCTCACGGTCTGCAGCACCGGGGCGCTCGCGCCGTTGCGGCGCAATTCGGCCAGTTCGTTGGCCTGCCCCTCGGCGAGCTCGGCGTAGAGCTGCTCGAGCCGCTCCCCGTAGTGCTGCTTCAGCTTCGGCCACGCCAGCTTGCGGATCCCGGTCAGCAGACCGTTCTCCAGGCTGAACGGTGTGGTCTCGATGATGAAGTCGCGCGGCACCTCGTAGGACTGCAGGCCGACCTGACGCGCGACGTTCTGCAACGAGTCGGCGATTTGCGGCTTGAGCGTCTCCGGGTCACCCGTGGCCAGCGCCGCCTGGGTCGGCACTACGACGGCCAGCAGGTAGGGCTGCGAGCTGTTGCCGTAGACGTAGATCTGGCGCACCAGCGGGCTGTTGCCGAACTCGGCCTCCAGCTTCGCCAGCGTCACGAACTCGCCCTGCGCCAGCTTCAGCACGTTGTTGCGGCGGTCGACGTACACCAGCTTGTCGGGAGCCACCTCGGCGAACACGTCGCCGGTCCGGTAGTAGCCGTCCTCGTCGAAGACGTTGGCGGTGGTCTCGGCCCGCTTGTAGTAGCCGGGGAACATGTTCTCGGTCCGCAGCAACAGCTCACCGCGCGGGTAGGGCCGGTCGGTGCTGAAGTAGCCCAGATCCGGCACGTCGACCAGCTTGTAGTCGATGACCGGCGGCCGCTGAATCTCGCCGTCGAACAACACCATCCCCGCCTCGGTCGAGCCGTAGCCGTCCATCAGGTGCATCTCGAGCAGGGACTCGACCCAGGCGCGCAAGTCCGGGGAGGTGGGGGCCGATCCCGTCATGGCGAAGATGAACCGCCCGCCCAGCAGGTACTGGCGCTGCTCGGCCAGGACCTGCGCCTCGATGGCCGCGCGGGACTCCGGACCCGCGGCGCCCTCGGACAGTCGGCGCTCGACCCGGCGCTGGAATTCACCGAACAGGGTCTCCCAGATGCGTGGCACGAAGTTCAGCTCGGTGGGCCGCACCAGCTCGAGGTCCTCCAGCAGCGTGGAGAGGTCGCTCTTGGCGGCGAAGTAGGCGGTGCCGCCGTTGCCCAGGGTGCCGTAGAGGATGCCGCGGCCCATGACGTGGCTCATCGGCATGAAGTTGAGGGTGATCGACGCGGCGCTCTCCCCGAACCAATTCCGGCTGCCGCGGCGCCAGATCTTGGCGACGTTGCTCTGCGGGTACATCGCGCCCTTGGGTGCGCCCGTGCTGCCGGAGGTGTAGATCAGCAGTGCCAGCGGGTCGGACTCCTCGCTGGCCGGGAGCGGCGCGTCCGGCAACGCCTTGCCGCGGTCGAGCACCTCGGCCAGCGTCTCCACCACCACGCCGGTTTCCGCCAGCCGCGCGCGGGCGGTCTCCACGGCCTCGCGCTTGTCGTCCACCTCGGGGTGGTAGTCGAACACCACCAGCTTGGCGGGCCGGTGGCCGCTCAGGATCAGCTCCACGGCGTCGGGCAGCTGGTTCACGCTCGCCGCGATGACGGTGGGCTCGGTCTCGGTCACGATGGGCCGGAGCGACGTCGGTGACGCGCTGGTCTGCAGCGGGACCGACACCGCGCTGATGGTGGCCAGCGCCATGTCGATGGTGGCGTAGTCGACGCTGTTGAAGCCCAGCACGCAGACCCGGTCACCGACGTGCACGTCGTCGCTGGCCCAGGCGCGGCCCAGCGCCCCGACGCGGTCGCC
This genomic interval from Mycobacterium sp. SMC-2 contains the following:
- the car gene encoding carboxylic acid reductase; its protein translation is MSTNHDERLERRIEDLTANDPQFAAARPDPSVEAALEEPGLRLPQVIRAVLEGYADRPALAQRVLEFVEDPATGRTRLELLPRFETITYRQLGDRVGALGRAWASDDVHVGDRVCVLGFNSVDYATIDMALATISAVSVPLQTSASPTSLRPIVTETEPTVIAASVNQLPDAVELILSGHRPAKLVVFDYHPEVDDKREAVETARARLAETGVVVETLAEVLDRGKALPDAPLPASEESDPLALLIYTSGSTGAPKGAMYPQSNVAKIWRRGSRNWFGESAASITLNFMPMSHVMGRGILYGTLGNGGTAYFAAKSDLSTLLEDLELVRPTELNFVPRIWETLFGEFQRRVERRLSEGAAGPESRAAIEAQVLAEQRQYLLGGRFIFAMTGSAPTSPDLRAWVESLLEMHLMDGYGSTEAGMVLFDGEIQRPPVIDYKLVDVPDLGYFSTDRPYPRGELLLRTENMFPGYYKRAETTANVFDEDGYYRTGDVFAEVAPDKLVYVDRRNNVLKLAQGEFVTLAKLEAEFGNSPLVRQIYVYGNSSQPYLLAVVVPTQAALATGDPETLKPQIADSLQNVARQVGLQSYEVPRDFIIETTPFSLENGLLTGIRKLAWPKLKQHYGERLEQLYAELAEGQANELAELRRNGASAPVLQTVSRAAAAMLGTASTELTPDAHFTDLGGDSLSALTFGNLLREIFDIDVPVGVIVSPASDLQAIANYIEGERQGTKRPTFAAVHGRDAATVHAADLTLDKFLEAETLTAAPNLPRPTTEVRTVLLTGATGFLGRYLALEWLERMDMVDGKVIALVRAKSDDEARARLDHTFGVGSAQGDPKLVAHYRELAADHLEVIAGDKGEANLGLDQATWQRLADTVDLIVDPAALVNHVLPYSELFGPNAVGTAELIRIALTAKLKPYTYVSTIGVGDQIKPGQFVEDADIRRISATREINDGYANGYGNSKWAGEVLLREAHDLCGLPVAVFRCDMILADTTYAGQLNLPDMFTRLMLSLVATGVAPGSFYELDAGGNRQRAHYDGLPVEFVAAAISTLGTQVLDNVSSGDGFQTYHVMNPYDDGIGLDEYVDWLIDAGYGIQRIADYGDWLRRFDQTMRGLPERQRQYSLLPLLHNYQKPSAPINGSMAPTDRFRAAVQEAKIGPDKDIPHVSAPIIVKYITDLQLLGLL